A genomic window from Silene latifolia isolate original U9 population chromosome 11, ASM4854445v1, whole genome shotgun sequence includes:
- the LOC141613451 gene encoding protein FAR1-RELATED SEQUENCE 1-like, with protein sequence MDQQRYTQKQLDNMDKHSSATASTHLALEIHAAKVYTYSAFHKFKQEAIFSIDTCRTGGFTERDELEVTTVKDSSRKKNFEVAYSPALSDDTGTRKASCSCTMFERTGILCRHIIWIFSASGIKTIPEDYVVNRWMKEYLRLRIFNTNGEGTENMQVIDEKQIAMSIMWSEVHEAVGLLRDKGVADVDSFSAVIRSFKHSLSPLGEVLNKNQQMEKFLNCTASEVVTILPPKNSKNKGTGKRLLSAKTKAMVLARKPKRKCKNCKRMTNHDKRNCPNPFSAHTPSCEGSSEPEEDEEEEEEELESEQE encoded by the exons ATGGACCAACAAAGATATACACAGAAGCAGCTTGACAACATGGATAAGCACTCGTCTGCAACGGCGTCAACACATCTGGCATTAGAGATTCATGCTGCAAAGGTGTACACCTATTCAGCTTTCCACAAATTCAAACAAGAAGCCATCTTCTCAATTGATACATGTAGAACAGGAGGTTTCACTGAGAGAGACGAGCTAGAGGTAACTACTGTCAAAGATTCATCCAGAAAGAAGAATTTTGAAGTTGCATACAGTCCAG CTTTATCTGATGACACAGGTACACGTAAAGCAAGCTGCAGTTGTACGATGTTTGAAAGGACCGGAATCCTATGCCGCCATATAATATGGATTTTTTCAGCAAGTGGGATAAAGACTATACCAGAAGATTATGTTGTAAATAGATGGATGAAAGAGTATCTCCGATTAAGGATTTTCAATACTAATGGTGAAGGGACAGAAAACATGCAAGTCATCGATGAAAAACAAATTGCAATGTCAAtaatgtggtcagaagttcatgaaGCTGTAGGGCTCCTTCGAGACAAAGGAGTAGCTGATGTTGACAGCTTTTCCGCTGTAATTAGATCATTTAAACACTCCCTGTCACCATTAGGGGAAGTGttgaataaaaatcaacaaatggagAAATTTCTGAATTGTACGGCATCTGAGGTAGTGACAATATTGCCACCAAAGAATTCGAAAAACAAGGGGACCGGAAAAAGATTGTTGTCAGCcaaaacaaaagcaatggtgTTGGCTAGGAAACCCAAACGTAAGTGTAAGAATTGCAAGAGAATGACAAATCACGACAAGAGAAACTGCCCTAACCCCTTCTCAGCACACACGCCATCGTGCGAAGGGTCGTCTGAACcagaagaggatgaagaagaggaggaggaagagctgGAGTCAGAACAAGAATAG